A genomic region of Candidatus Sysuiplasma acidicola contains the following coding sequences:
- a CDS encoding ABC transporter ATP-binding protein — MGVNVNNLVVQYGETRAVDNVSFEVREGEFLVILGPSGCGKTTILRCIAGLVEPTSGEIIIDGRVVNGVYPSERNIAMVFQNYALYPHMTVHDNIALNMKMKKIPKQEIERRVMDVASKLQIQELLQKKPRQLSGGQAQRVGLARAMVRDPVVFLMDEPLSNLDAKLRNEMRDEMKRFQKITGKSIIYVTHDQIEAMTLGDRILVLNHGKAVQIDEPRKLFDAPKHLFVAGFLGNPPMNILQCTIRSAGAGKYELQFGTNRMSLKSTDNVGPAAEMSIGFRPTDVVISDDGPFTASLEYVELLGTEMNAHFSIGEGRFIARLLRDEITEKLFQMKNGSAVSFGVRGNRIFIFDATSGQRYNATFSSTDA, encoded by the coding sequence ATGGGTGTCAACGTCAACAATCTGGTAGTGCAGTACGGCGAAACAAGAGCCGTTGACAATGTGAGTTTTGAAGTCCGGGAAGGCGAGTTCCTGGTCATTCTTGGGCCATCCGGCTGCGGGAAAACCACGATTCTGCGCTGTATTGCGGGGCTCGTCGAGCCTACTTCCGGCGAAATCATTATCGACGGCAGAGTCGTTAATGGCGTCTATCCTTCAGAGAGAAACATCGCCATGGTCTTTCAGAATTATGCGCTGTATCCTCACATGACAGTGCACGACAATATAGCGCTGAATATGAAGATGAAGAAGATACCCAAACAGGAAATTGAGAGACGCGTCATGGACGTTGCGTCCAAGCTTCAGATACAGGAGCTCCTTCAAAAGAAGCCAAGACAGCTCTCGGGAGGTCAGGCCCAGAGAGTCGGACTTGCCAGGGCAATGGTTCGCGATCCGGTCGTCTTCCTCATGGATGAGCCTCTGTCCAATCTCGACGCAAAGCTTCGAAACGAAATGAGGGATGAAATGAAACGCTTTCAGAAGATTACCGGAAAATCCATCATATATGTTACACATGACCAGATTGAGGCCATGACTCTCGGTGACAGAATACTCGTACTCAATCACGGGAAGGCTGTGCAGATCGATGAGCCACGCAAACTCTTTGACGCGCCCAAACACCTCTTTGTAGCAGGTTTCCTGGGAAATCCGCCGATGAACATTTTGCAATGTACAATCAGATCTGCAGGTGCAGGCAAATACGAATTGCAGTTCGGCACAAACAGGATGTCACTGAAATCAACCGATAATGTGGGGCCGGCTGCTGAGATGTCAATAGGCTTTCGCCCCACAGACGTGGTAATCTCGGACGACGGCCCCTTCACCGCATCTCTCGAATATGTGGAACTTCTCGGAACAGAGATGAACGCCCATTTCAGCATCGGTGAGGGACGATTCATTGCGAGGCTGCTCCGTGACGAAATTACGGAGAAGCTCTTTCAGATGAAGAACGGCAGCGCGGTGTCATTCGGCGTCAGGGGAAACAGGATTTTCATATTCGATGCAACCAGCGGCCAGCGATATAATGCAACATTCAGTTCCACAGATGCGTGA
- a CDS encoding extracellular solute-binding protein, translating to MNKLTLAVVIVAVVIVVAGITAGFVLTKKTPTKTSIVFSGWVSSGAEYTFDQKMVSTFNSQHSNISVVFEPITSNYYASLSTKFSTNTAPSVFYMENNVLPAYAKAGYLLNLTPVLSANTSYDLQGFVPNIVNTFHYKGGLYAAPKDWNPLFIYYNKAIFNQEHVPYPSNLTAWNWTTMVSTLTALKKNISSLPGGGSGYYPMVIGPQFARILAFMHQAGGQWINQAGTGASSKSAGLLSAINFWYGLYAKGLAGLNSNLSAGWNGGDFATGKVGMVMSGGWTVPVATGNGSFFKSNPQDLGYYHTPSGVQNGTMMFSVGLAVNSHLTGTKKWAAEQFVEYFTGPAGEQQWVSLGLALPSRTAILQSSTYAAEQPILAYAGSTEFPYAYGWNYNTTNFSAAESGAHTIIVSLFAGKLNPTQAYQQILAETNSSLAGSSSL from the coding sequence ATGAACAAGTTAACCTTAGCTGTGGTAATTGTGGCGGTAGTTATTGTAGTGGCTGGTATCACCGCGGGCTTTGTGCTCACGAAGAAGACACCGACAAAGACATCGATTGTGTTTTCAGGCTGGGTTTCAAGCGGAGCGGAGTATACATTCGATCAAAAGATGGTATCTACTTTCAATTCACAGCACAGTAATATCTCTGTGGTCTTTGAGCCAATCACCTCCAATTATTACGCATCGCTTTCAACGAAGTTTTCAACAAACACAGCGCCTTCTGTGTTCTATATGGAAAACAATGTCCTGCCTGCCTACGCTAAGGCAGGCTACCTGCTGAATCTCACGCCGGTCCTCTCCGCAAACACTTCGTATGATCTCCAGGGATTTGTTCCAAACATAGTCAACACATTCCATTACAAAGGCGGACTGTATGCTGCCCCGAAGGACTGGAATCCTCTTTTCATCTATTACAATAAGGCAATATTCAACCAAGAGCACGTGCCTTATCCCTCAAATCTTACCGCATGGAACTGGACAACAATGGTAAGCACGCTCACAGCTCTCAAGAAAAATATATCATCGCTTCCTGGTGGAGGCAGTGGCTACTATCCGATGGTCATTGGTCCGCAGTTTGCAAGGATATTGGCGTTCATGCATCAGGCGGGAGGCCAATGGATAAACCAGGCGGGCACCGGTGCTTCAAGCAAGAGTGCAGGACTCCTGTCTGCTATCAATTTCTGGTACGGATTGTATGCGAAAGGCCTTGCGGGCCTTAATAGCAATCTTTCCGCAGGCTGGAACGGTGGAGATTTCGCGACCGGCAAAGTGGGAATGGTCATGAGCGGCGGATGGACCGTTCCAGTTGCAACCGGAAATGGTTCTTTCTTCAAGTCCAATCCGCAGGATCTGGGTTACTACCACACGCCATCCGGTGTTCAGAACGGCACCATGATGTTCAGTGTTGGACTCGCAGTCAACAGTCATCTCACCGGAACAAAAAAGTGGGCGGCTGAGCAGTTTGTGGAATACTTCACCGGACCTGCCGGAGAGCAGCAGTGGGTGAGCTTGGGCCTGGCTCTTCCTTCAAGAACTGCGATTCTGCAGAGTTCGACCTACGCGGCGGAACAGCCGATCCTTGCCTACGCCGGCAGCACTGAATTCCCGTATGCCTATGGGTGGAACTACAACACGACCAACTTCAGCGCTGCCGAGTCGGGAGCCCACACGATAATCGTTTCACTGTTCGCAGGAAAGCTAAATCCAACGCAGGCGTACCAGCAGATACTTGCCGAAACAAATTCGAGCTTGGCCGGTTCTTCGTCACTTTGA
- a CDS encoding glycogen debranching protein: MSDRDNSRVMDAWVVENRPELRRGDYLSFVKGRKSHFIVLQNGSINTAPSGRFRTGIWFGGEGHISSFNMHVSGKSCAAAFRKQVRTPAYTYREYEGFERIDFAPFDKNAIALALLFREPGTAVIEMTVNHMMMWPENRMESEYVLSCPSPGRYGVKSPLSETSIAVGGAKSDASLDGNMLRVTIRGRAFCLISIGMRGSSVDVADFARNMDYHSSILRDCVLVTPSFEMNKYFLWARHDILELFSESSQGNGFFAGMPEFSWFFGRDGEWISMAAIECGLHELARAQLDMLAKNSEGGRIPHEIPLTGHNENQHYGLSGDVLPTRFMSADSTPLWIMATLKLEKWHRVGEQEEMLKRAVDFCISCDRDGDVLIENRFKEGLIGWPESWSSYRDGACIDVNAWWLKALEEYAETHPEYEKLARKGMNNYISTFFRLDGENLTVLDSVDRKIQRKIRSPMEIVPAIYWKSDLMRSLVASLSGADMITPWGVRSMASSDPMYDRGYHTGEVWPLMTGWFAMAAFRNGFADLGSSLLESFPMLAFSSPEPGRVGETYHPEYIHSMGQFAQGWSSSLFVQAVIEGLFDIDPDGSEGAAGLTHFMNAHLPDGWSYMKLRRVSYRGRLYDVSVTRKGLSVIDSEPGMTDEAANRKSKSRAHRQ; encoded by the coding sequence ATGAGTGACAGAGACAATTCACGGGTGATGGACGCGTGGGTGGTCGAAAACCGTCCTGAGCTGCGGCGCGGCGATTATCTTTCATTCGTCAAGGGAAGGAAGTCACATTTTATAGTGCTGCAGAATGGCAGCATCAACACGGCACCCTCAGGCAGATTCAGGACCGGCATCTGGTTCGGTGGCGAAGGGCATATTTCATCGTTCAACATGCATGTTTCCGGAAAAAGTTGCGCTGCCGCGTTCAGAAAACAGGTCAGGACACCTGCATACACTTACAGAGAGTATGAGGGTTTCGAACGTATCGACTTCGCTCCATTCGACAAGAACGCCATCGCATTAGCACTCCTGTTCCGGGAACCCGGTACCGCTGTTATTGAAATGACAGTGAACCACATGATGATGTGGCCGGAGAACAGAATGGAGAGCGAGTATGTTCTTTCGTGCCCGTCACCCGGCAGATATGGTGTGAAAAGCCCTCTGTCTGAGACGAGCATTGCGGTCGGCGGTGCGAAATCTGACGCATCGCTCGATGGAAACATGCTGAGAGTCACAATACGCGGCAGAGCTTTCTGCCTCATTTCCATAGGGATGCGTGGAAGCAGTGTGGATGTCGCCGATTTCGCGAGGAACATGGATTACCATTCCTCAATTCTCAGGGACTGTGTGCTTGTAACGCCTTCATTCGAAATGAATAAATACTTTCTTTGGGCCAGACACGACATTCTGGAATTGTTTTCGGAATCCAGCCAGGGAAATGGATTTTTTGCTGGCATGCCGGAATTTTCATGGTTTTTCGGTCGAGACGGGGAGTGGATTAGCATGGCGGCGATCGAGTGCGGGTTGCACGAACTTGCACGAGCACAGCTGGATATGCTGGCAAAAAATTCCGAAGGAGGGCGTATTCCGCATGAAATACCACTTACGGGTCACAATGAAAATCAGCATTACGGTCTGAGCGGGGATGTGCTGCCCACCAGATTCATGTCTGCGGACAGCACTCCTCTCTGGATCATGGCTACGTTGAAGCTGGAGAAATGGCACAGAGTCGGAGAACAGGAGGAGATGCTGAAAAGAGCCGTGGATTTCTGCATATCGTGCGACAGAGACGGAGACGTGCTTATCGAAAACAGATTCAAGGAAGGACTCATAGGCTGGCCGGAATCCTGGTCATCCTATCGTGACGGCGCGTGTATTGACGTCAATGCATGGTGGTTAAAGGCGCTGGAGGAGTACGCGGAAACACATCCCGAATATGAAAAACTCGCCAGGAAGGGTATGAATAACTACATCTCCACGTTCTTCCGGCTCGACGGGGAAAATCTCACTGTTCTGGACTCAGTAGACAGGAAGATACAGAGAAAAATCAGGAGCCCGATGGAGATCGTACCGGCGATATACTGGAAGAGCGACCTTATGCGATCTCTCGTTGCCTCGCTGTCCGGGGCGGACATGATCACACCATGGGGTGTCCGTTCCATGGCATCCTCCGATCCGATGTATGACCGGGGATACCACACAGGCGAAGTCTGGCCACTGATGACCGGATGGTTTGCTATGGCTGCATTCAGAAACGGCTTTGCCGATTTGGGCTCCAGCCTCCTCGAGTCTTTCCCCATGCTCGCATTTTCCAGTCCGGAGCCGGGCAGGGTCGGCGAAACCTATCATCCTGAATATATACATTCGATGGGCCAGTTCGCCCAGGGATGGTCTTCTTCGCTCTTTGTTCAGGCTGTGATAGAAGGGCTGTTCGATATAGATCCGGACGGCAGCGAGGGTGCTGCCGGTTTGACGCACTTCATGAACGCACATCTGCCTGACGGATGGTCATATATGAAACTGAGGCGCGTTTCCTACAGGGGAAGGCTCTATGATGTGTCGGTAACTAGAAAAGGTCTTAGTGTGATTGACTCAGAGCCCGGTATGACAGATGAAGCCGCAAACAGGAAGTCTAAGAGTCGCGCTCACAGGCAGTGA
- a CDS encoding carbohydrate ABC transporter permease produces MSDDGSKDLAINKLGPFKRLVLMAAMITVAIVYVIPFYWMVLKASRNSILANFPPDLNPFSRTSVNNFISNIHQVWGFGSFPTWYFNSILVSSIVVTSSVMVGAMAGYAFARLKFRGRDVLFYVVLGTLMIPFPVILIASYVFMVDIGWINTYQGLILPQIASAVNVFLMRQYFLTIPSEIEDAAKIDGLRPWQIFYRISAPLAKPAFAASAIYTFIGSWNNFLWPLLEAQTVNYWTIPLALNFFKGANGTQIYWNQMMTADILALIPTFIIYMIFERYFIQGISLTGTKG; encoded by the coding sequence ATGAGTGATGATGGGAGTAAAGATTTGGCCATCAACAAACTGGGCCCGTTCAAGCGTCTTGTTCTCATGGCGGCCATGATAACTGTCGCAATAGTGTATGTTATTCCGTTTTACTGGATGGTCCTCAAAGCTTCAAGGAACAGTATTCTCGCTAATTTCCCTCCAGATCTTAACCCTTTCTCCAGGACCAGTGTCAATAATTTCATAAGCAACATCCATCAGGTCTGGGGATTCGGCAGCTTCCCTACGTGGTATTTCAACAGCATACTTGTTTCATCGATAGTGGTCACGTCGAGTGTGATGGTCGGCGCAATGGCTGGTTACGCATTCGCCAGATTGAAATTCAGGGGCAGGGACGTACTCTTTTATGTTGTTCTGGGCACGTTGATGATTCCTTTCCCGGTCATACTCATAGCATCCTACGTATTCATGGTGGACATAGGGTGGATAAACACTTATCAAGGACTGATTCTGCCTCAGATTGCATCCGCAGTCAACGTCTTCCTCATGCGTCAGTACTTTCTCACCATTCCATCTGAAATTGAGGACGCTGCCAAAATAGACGGCCTCAGACCATGGCAGATATTTTACCGCATTTCCGCACCTCTTGCGAAACCGGCATTTGCGGCAAGTGCGATTTACACATTCATCGGTTCGTGGAATAATTTTCTTTGGCCCCTGCTGGAGGCACAGACTGTCAACTACTGGACCATTCCTCTCGCGCTCAATTTCTTCAAGGGTGCGAATGGCACTCAGATATACTGGAATCAGATGATGACTGCAGACATACTCGCACTGATTCCCACATTCATAATTTATATGATATTCGAACGCTACTTCATTCAGGGCATTTCCCTGACCGGAACAAAAGGTTGA
- a CDS encoding sugar ABC transporter permease — protein sequence MRRRFWAVVRVRDAGSKLESRTAYLLIAPLFILLGSFVFFPAIFSFYVSLFHYDPFNHNIYYVGYSNYLSVFNSPLFRIAVINVLIYAAVVVTIQTFLAFSLALLFNRRFLVSKVSRAFVFLPAITSSVAMSIIFIWFFSKQGLLNYILAPLGVAPENWLFSTTYAFPSIMMLNIFSTSPYFMIMYLAGLQSIPSPIMEAAAIDGVVSPWSKFRYFYFPMLTFTTLFVVILGIIGCIQLFDQVFVMTDGGPAYATYVPMIFIFNRAYLYPGMIGVSAAASFMLFIIIMTITVAQRNFLKEMKW from the coding sequence ATGCGGCGGAGATTCTGGGCAGTGGTCAGAGTTCGTGATGCTGGCAGCAAGCTGGAAAGCAGAACGGCATATCTCCTGATAGCCCCTCTTTTTATTCTTCTGGGTTCTTTTGTTTTTTTCCCTGCAATATTTTCTTTTTACGTGAGCCTTTTCCATTATGACCCTTTCAATCACAATATCTATTACGTGGGATACAGCAACTATCTGAGTGTTTTTAACAGTCCTCTCTTTCGAATCGCAGTTATTAACGTCCTGATTTATGCTGCCGTTGTTGTCACGATTCAGACATTCCTCGCATTCAGCCTGGCTCTCCTGTTTAACAGAAGGTTTCTCGTTTCCAAAGTTTCACGTGCCTTTGTCTTCCTTCCGGCAATCACGTCATCTGTTGCAATGTCGATAATTTTCATATGGTTTTTCTCCAAACAGGGTCTGTTGAATTATATCCTCGCGCCGCTTGGAGTAGCACCTGAAAACTGGCTCTTCAGCACAACATATGCCTTTCCCTCCATCATGATGCTCAACATCTTCTCAACTTCTCCTTATTTCATGATCATGTACCTGGCGGGACTCCAGTCGATTCCCTCTCCAATAATGGAGGCGGCGGCCATTGATGGTGTTGTCTCTCCATGGTCAAAGTTCAGATACTTCTATTTCCCAATGCTCACATTCACGACTCTATTTGTTGTCATACTGGGCATAATAGGCTGCATACAGCTGTTTGACCAGGTCTTTGTCATGACTGATGGTGGACCTGCCTATGCAACCTATGTGCCGATGATTTTCATATTTAATCGGGCTTATCTTTATCCCGGTATGATCGGTGTCAGCGCTGCGGCTTCATTCATGCTTTTCATCATCATAATGACAATAACTGTTGCCCAGCGCAACTTCCTGAAGGAGATGAAATGGTGA